The genome window CAGAAGCAACCGAGGCCGAAAATCGCGAACTCTACGTTATCGACAAATGGACCGAGCAGCGGGTTGCCGTTGACGAAATGCGTTTCCGGCAGCTTCATCGGGGTTTCACGGCCAGGCAAAGCTTGTTCTTGAGTAGGCAGCACGTTTTTGTTCACCAGAATTTCCGAGCGCAAGACCATGATCAGTCCTCTCAGTCAGATTGAGTTATGTAATAAGACAGACAGCCAGTGTGCCCGAGTGTTACAGCGCTGTCAGGCGATAGGCCCGCGAGGATAGCGTTTAAGCTTCTCAAGCAGCTCTGCACCGGGGATTGGCCGGTCGAACAGGTAGCCCTGGCCCACATCGCAGCGATGCCGGCGCAGGAACGCCAGTTGCTCGCTGGTTTCGATGCCTTCGGCCACCACCTTGAGCTTGAGGTTGTGGGCCATGGCGATCACCGCCGAGGTGATTTCCATGTCGTCCTGGTTGTCCGGGATTTCGTGGATAAAGCTGCGATCGATCTTGATGATGTCGATGGGGAATTTTTTCAAATAGCTCAGCGAGGAGTAGCCGGTGCCGAAGTCGTCCATGGCCAGGGTCAGGCCAAAGCTCTTCAACTGATCCAGCTGCAGGCGCGTGTCTTCGGTGGCCTCCAGCAGCAGGCCTTCGGTCAGTTCCAGCTCCAGCAGATTGGCGGGCAGCTGTTCTTCCTTGAGGATCGTGGCGATCGACGCCACGAGGTCCGGATCGGAGAATTGCTTGGGCGACAAGTTGATCGCCACCTGCAGATTACCCATGCCAGCGGCGCTCAACTGCTTGCTCATGCGGCAGGCCTGGCGCGCGATCCATTTGCCGATAGGAATGATCAGGCCGGTCTCTTCAGCCACGCTGATAAATTGATCGGGGCGGATCATGCCCTTTTCCGGATGGTTCCAGCGTAACAGCGCTTCCATGCCCAGCAAGCGACCGCTGCGCAGGCACAGCTTGGGCTGGTAGAACACGTCCAGCTCGTTCTGGGTCAGGGCGCGGCGCAGGTTGTTTTCCACGAACAGCTTGTAACTGGCTTCGGCATTCAGGGCTTCGGTAAACACCTGCACCTGGTGTTTGCCGTTGGCCTTGGCCTTGTGCAGGGCGAGCCCGGCGTTACGCATCAGGGTCTGTGGGTCACGCCCGTGCAGGGGCGCGCAAGCCAGGCCCACGGAGCCGGTGACACTGATCAACTGGTTGTCGACGAACATCGGTTTGTCGAGGGTTGCCAGCAACTGGCTGGCAACCTGCTGGCCGCTTTCCAGGTCAGCGTCGTCAAGCAACACCGCAAACTCGTTACTGGCAAAGCGCGCCAGGCTGCCGCCGGCACTCAGGCTGTTACGCAGACGGCGAGCCAGGCTGATCAGCAGCTTGTCGCCGGTCTGGTGGCCGAGGCTGTCGTTGATCCGCTTGAAGTTATCGATGTCCACCAGCAGCAGGCTGATCGGGCTGTCGCTGTCGCGGGCAAAGCGTTCATCCAGGTTGCGGATAAACGCCGGGCGGTTGCCCAGGTTGGTCAGGTTGTCGGTGTAGGCCAGGCGTTCAATACGCTGTTGGGCCAGCTTGGTCTGGGTGATGTCTTCGTAGATGCCGATGTAGTGGGTCAGCTCACGGTTGTCGCCATACACCTTGGAGATCGACAGCTGGCCCCAGTACGGTTCGAGGTTTTTGCGTCGGCTCTTGAATTCACCCTGCCAGCTGTTGCTCTTGGCCAGGCTGGATGGCGCGTCGAAGAGCAGTTCGCTGAGATTTTCCAAGGCCGGCAGTTGCGCGAGGCGGTGGCCATGGACTTCTTCGGCGCTGTACTGGGTGATTGCGGTAAAGCTCGGGTTGACGTACTCCACCACGCCGTCACAGTTGACCAGCAAAAAGGCGTTGGCGCTTTGCTCAACCGCACGCTGGAACAGGTGCAACGCGCTGGTGGCGGTGCGCCGGTTGTGGTTGTTGATCACTTGTGCGAACTGGTCCGCCAGCTCGCCGGCAAAGGCGATCTCATCGGTCTGCCAGGCGCGCGAGCTGCCGCTCTGTTCCAGGCACAGCACGCCGATGACCTGGCCATCAACGCGGATACTCGCGTCGAGCATCGCGTGCACATCCTTGGCGCGCAGGTTCTCCGCCATTTCCCGGGTGCGTGGGTCACGCATTGCATGGGTGGCGTCGATGGCGCGGCTCGAATGCAGGGCTTCCAGGTAGTCCGGGAAATTACTGGCGTCGATCGCTTCGGGCAGATGATGCTGTTGGTCGGCGCGGTGGTAGGCCGAGATCGGTACCAGGCGCTGGCCTTCAAGGTTCCAGATGCTTGCGCAGTCGATCTGGTAGATGTCGCACGCACTGCGGGTGATCAGCTCGGCGGCTTCTTGCAGCGAATTGGGCGTGGTGTAGCGCTGGCGTGCCAGCAGCAGGATCAGCTCCTGTTGAGCGCGTACCCGTTCCAGGTGCTGCAACTGTTCCTGTTGGGCGCGCTGGTTGAGCTCCAGGGCGATCTGCAGGCGGCTGTTCTGGTTTTCCAGGTCTGCGGTCGGGGCGGTTACGGGCGCTTCGCTGAACAGCCCGTCGACCACCATCAGGTAGCCGCGCACCAAGTGACGATTGTGTTGTTTGTAAGCCTCGCCCATTTCCAACAGGCTCAGCGGGCCGTCGCTGGTGTGCAGGGTGTAGCGCACCAGGTAATGCGGGCTCTGGGACAGTTGCTGCTGGATCGCATCGTGCAGTTGATAGCGCACCTGAGGTTCCATCAGGCTGGCGTAGGGAGTGCCGACCAGCGCGCACAGTTCGACCGCTGGCAGGCCGAATTGGCGCTCGCAATTGGGGTCGAGGTACAGCAGCGCCCAGCTTGCCTCATTAAGCCGCTCGAAACGCAGCATACCGAGGCGCGAAGGCACCGGTAACTGCGTCACTACCTCGGCCGCCATACGGGCGACATCGGGTTGGCTTTTCATGGGGAAACTCGCTTGGAAAAATGCGCACGGCGCCGGGCTCACGCCCTCTTTACTGTCGCCTGCGGCAAGGTTGCATCATGCAGCACGCACTGACAAGAGAGGATGAAGGCTAAGTGCTATAAGGCTGTTATCGGCCGCGAGAGCGGTTTCTGCAATCGGGGTGATGGGTGGCGTATTGACGCAGCCTCGACGCGCCTGGCGCGGACAAAAAAAGCAGGCGAAAAAAAGCCCCGCCAATTGGCGGGGTTGAGGTACGAGCGTGGCGCTCGGAAATCGGTGCAGCCAGGCCTCCCCGATGACAGGGAGGCCCGTTGATGCTTACAGCAGGATGGTGCGGATGTCGTTCAGCAGTTGGCTCAAACGCTGCGTGAAACGTGCAGCGGCAGCGCCGTTGATCACACGGTGATCGTAGGACAACGACAGCGGCAACATCAGTTTCGGCTGGAACGCTTTACCGTCCCACACAGGCTGGATAGTGGCCTTGGAAACACCCAGGATCGCCACTTCCGGCGCGTTGACGATTGGCGTGAAGCCAGTGCCGCCAATGTGACCGAGGCTGGAGATGGTGAAGCACGCGCCCTGCATATCGTCTGCGGTGAGCTTTTTGTCGCGGGCCTTGGCAGCCAGCGCAGCCGCTTCGGCAGCGAGTTGCAGCAGGCTCTTCTGGTCGACGTTCTTGATGACCGGTACCAGCAGGCCATCCGGGGTGTCGACGGCAAAGCCGATGTGCACGTACTTCTTGCGAATGATCGCCTTGCCGCTGGGTGCCAGCGAACTGTTGAAGTCCGGCAGTTCCTTGAGCAGGTGCGCGCAAGCCTTGAGCAGCAGCGGCAGCACGGTCAGTTTCACGCCGGCCTTCTCGGCCACGGCTTTCTGCGCAACGCGGAAAGCTTCCAGGTCGGTGATGTCGGCCTGGTCGAACTGGGTCACGTGCGGAATGTTCAGCCAGCTGCGGTGCAGGCTCGACGCGCCGATTTGCATCAGGCGGGTCATCGGCACTTCTTCGGTTTCGCCGAAGCGGCTGAAGTCCACGACCGGAATCGGTGGAATACCAGCACCACCGGTAGCGCCGCCGGCAGCCGGAGCTTCCTTGGCTTTCTGCATCATGGCTTTGACGTAAACCTGCACGTCTTCCTTCAGCACGCGACCGTGAGGGCCGGTGGCCGACACAGCGTTGAGCTCAACGCCGAACTCACGGGCCAGCTGACGCACGGCAGGGCCGGCGTGAACCTTGGCACCGCTTGGCGCAGGGGCAGCCGCCGCAGGGGCCGGTGCGGCCTCGGCTTTTGCAGCCGGTGCAGGTGCGGCAGCGGCCGGGGCCGCTTCAGCCTTGGCTGCTGGCGCGGCAGCCGGTGCCGGAGCCGCCGGGGCAGCAGCGCCTTGTACTTTCAGCTTGAGGATGAAGTCGCCAGTGCCGACTTCGTCTTCCAGCTTGACCGCAATGCTTTCCACCACGCCGGCAGCCGGCGAAGGGATTTCCATGGAGGCCTTGTCGGACTCCAGGGTGATCAGCGACTGGTCGGCTTCGACGGTGTCGCCGACCTTGACCAGCAGCTCAATGATCTTGGCCTTGCCCGACGAACCGATGTCCGGAACATGAATGTCCTGAACAGTGGCAGCGGCGGGTGCAGCAGCCGGGGCGGCTGGAGCCTCGGCGGCGGCAGGCTTTTCAGCAGCCGGTGCAGGTGCAGCAGCGGCAGCAGGTGCTGCCGCAGGGGCCGCATCAGCGGCACCTTCGATTTCCAGCTCCAGCAGTTCGTCGCCTTCTTTCAGGCGATCGCCCAGCTTCACTTTCAGGCTCTTGACCACGCCGGCCTTGGGAGCAGGGATTTCCATGCTCGCCTTGTCCGATTCCAGGGTCAGGATGCTCTGGTCGGCTTCGACTTTGTCGCCGACCTTCACAAACAGCTCGATTACTTCACCTTCACCGCTGCCGATGTCAGGTACGCGAATGAGTTCGCTCACAAAAAGTCTCCTCAGCAGTCCAGTGGGTTGCGTTTTTCCGGGTTGATCCCGAACTTGACGATAGCGTCAGCCACCACCTTAGGTTCGATCTCACCACGGTCAGCCAAGGCTTCCAGGGCTGCCAACACCACGAAATGACGGTCGACTTCGAAGAAGTGACGCAGCTTCTTGCGGCTGTCACTGCGGCCGAAACCGTCGGTGCCCAGGACTTTGAATTCCTTGGACGGGACCCACTGGCGAATTTGTTCAGCGAACAGTTTCATGTAGTCGGTAGAGGCAATGACTGGACCCTTACGGCCGGCCAGGCACTCTTCGACATAGCTCTTCGCAGGCTTCTGACCTGGGTGCAGGCGGTTGTTGCGCTCGACCGCCAGGCCGTCGCGACGCAGTTCGTTGAAGCTGGTAACGCTCCAGACGTCAGCGCCAACGTTGAACTCTTCACGCAGGATCTTCGCCGCTTCACGGACTTCACGCAGGATGGTGCCGGAGCCCATCAGCTGCACGTGGTGCGCCGCTTCCTTGGTGTCTTCTTCGAGCAGGTACATGCCCTTGATGATGCCTTCCTCGACACCGGCCGGCATGGCTGGCTGCTGGTAGGACTCGTTCATCACGGTGATGTAGTAGAAAACGTCCTGCTGCTCTTCGGTCATCTTCTTCATGCCGTCCTGGATGATCACCGCCAGCTCGTAGCCGTAGGTTGGATCAAAGGTGCGGCAGTTCGGGATGGTGGCCGCCAGGATGTGGCTGTGACCGTCTTCGTGTTGCAGGCCTTCGCCGTTCAGCGTGGTCCGGCCGGCGGTGCCGCCGATCAGGAAGCCACGGGTACGGCTGTCGCCTGCTGCCCACGCCAGGTCGCCGATACGCTGGAAACCGAACATCGAGTAGAAGATGTAGAACGGCAGCATCGGCTGGTTGTGGCTGGAGTACGAAGTACCGGCAGCGATGAAGGAGCTCATGGCGCCCGCTTCGTTGATGCCTTCTTCGAGGATCTGGCCCTTCTTGTCTTCCTTGTAGAACATCACTTGGTCTTTATCGACTGGCTCGTAGAGCTGGCCGACGGAGGAGTAGATGCCCAACTGACGGAACATGCCTTCCATACCGAAGGTACGGGCTTCGTCCGGGATGATCGGGACGATACGCGAGCCGATTTCCTTGTCCTTGACCAGTTGCGCGAGGATTCGCACGAAGGCCATGGTGGTGGAGATTTCACGGTCGCCCGAGCCGTCCAGGATCGCCTTGAGGGTATCCAGTGGCGGTGTCGGAATGTCGAAGGACTTGGCGCGGCGCTGTGGCACGAAACCGCCCAGTGCAGTGCGACGCTCGCTGAGGTAGCGGGCTTCGGCGCTGTTTGGCTCTGGCTTGAAGAACGGCAGGTTCTCCAGCTCTTCGTCCTTGACCGGGATGTCGAAGCGGTCGCGGAACAGCTTCAGGCTTTCAACATCAACCTTCTTGGTGTTGTGCGCAGTGTTCTTCGCTTCGCCGGCACCGGTGCCATAACCCTTGATGGTCTTGGCCAGGATGACGGTCGGTTGTTCTTTGTGGTTGACCGCTTCGTGGTACGCCGCGTAGACCTTGTACGGGTCGTGGCCGCCACGGTTGAGTTTCCAGATTTCGTCGTCGGACAGGTCTGCAACCATCGCCTTGAGTTCAGGCGTGTTGAAGAAGTGTTCACGCACGAACGCGCCGTCTTTGGCTTTGTAGTTCTGGTACTCGCCGTCGATGACTTCGTACATGCGACGTTGCAGGATACCGTCGACGTCTTTGGCCAGCAGTGGGTCCCAGAAGCGACCCCAGATGACTTTGGTCACGTTCCACTGAGCACCGCGGAACACGCCTTCGAGTTCCTGGATGATCTTGCCGTTGCCGCGAACCGGGCCGTCGAGGCGCTGCAGGTTGCAGTTGATGACGAAGATCAGGTTGTCGAGCTTCTCGCGGCCGGCCAGGGAGATGGCGCCCAGGGATTCCGGCTCGTCACACTCGCCGTCGCCCAGGAAGCACCAGACTTTCTGCTTGCCTTCAGGGATGAAGCCACGGGCTTCCAGGTACTTCATGAAGCGTGCCTGGTAGATCGCCTGGATCGGGCCAAGGCCCATGGATACCGTCGGGAACTGCCAGAAATCAGGCATCAGCCAAGGGTGCGGGTACGACGACAGGCCGTTACCGTCCACTTCCTGGCGGAAGTTGTTCATGTGTTCTTCGGTGATGCGGCCTTCCA of Pseudomonas fluorescens contains these proteins:
- a CDS encoding putative bifunctional diguanylate cyclase/phosphodiesterase, which produces MKSQPDVARMAAEVVTQLPVPSRLGMLRFERLNEASWALLYLDPNCERQFGLPAVELCALVGTPYASLMEPQVRYQLHDAIQQQLSQSPHYLVRYTLHTSDGPLSLLEMGEAYKQHNRHLVRGYLMVVDGLFSEAPVTAPTADLENQNSRLQIALELNQRAQQEQLQHLERVRAQQELILLLARQRYTTPNSLQEAAELITRSACDIYQIDCASIWNLEGQRLVPISAYHRADQQHHLPEAIDASNFPDYLEALHSSRAIDATHAMRDPRTREMAENLRAKDVHAMLDASIRVDGQVIGVLCLEQSGSSRAWQTDEIAFAGELADQFAQVINNHNRRTATSALHLFQRAVEQSANAFLLVNCDGVVEYVNPSFTAITQYSAEEVHGHRLAQLPALENLSELLFDAPSSLAKSNSWQGEFKSRRKNLEPYWGQLSISKVYGDNRELTHYIGIYEDITQTKLAQQRIERLAYTDNLTNLGNRPAFIRNLDERFARDSDSPISLLLVDIDNFKRINDSLGHQTGDKLLISLARRLRNSLSAGGSLARFASNEFAVLLDDADLESGQQVASQLLATLDKPMFVDNQLISVTGSVGLACAPLHGRDPQTLMRNAGLALHKAKANGKHQVQVFTEALNAEASYKLFVENNLRRALTQNELDVFYQPKLCLRSGRLLGMEALLRWNHPEKGMIRPDQFISVAEETGLIIPIGKWIARQACRMSKQLSAAGMGNLQVAINLSPKQFSDPDLVASIATILKEEQLPANLLELELTEGLLLEATEDTRLQLDQLKSFGLTLAMDDFGTGYSSLSYLKKFPIDIIKIDRSFIHEIPDNQDDMEITSAVIAMAHNLKLKVVAEGIETSEQLAFLRRHRCDVGQGYLFDRPIPGAELLEKLKRYPRGPIA
- the aceF gene encoding dihydrolipoyllysine-residue acetyltransferase is translated as MSELIRVPDIGSGEGEVIELFVKVGDKVEADQSILTLESDKASMEIPAPKAGVVKSLKVKLGDRLKEGDELLELEIEGAADAAPAAAPAAAAAPAPAAEKPAAAEAPAAPAAAPAAATVQDIHVPDIGSSGKAKIIELLVKVGDTVEADQSLITLESDKASMEIPSPAAGVVESIAVKLEDEVGTGDFILKLKVQGAAAPAAPAPAAAPAAKAEAAPAAAAPAPAAKAEAAPAPAAAAPAPSGAKVHAGPAVRQLAREFGVELNAVSATGPHGRVLKEDVQVYVKAMMQKAKEAPAAGGATGGAGIPPIPVVDFSRFGETEEVPMTRLMQIGASSLHRSWLNIPHVTQFDQADITDLEAFRVAQKAVAEKAGVKLTVLPLLLKACAHLLKELPDFNSSLAPSGKAIIRKKYVHIGFAVDTPDGLLVPVIKNVDQKSLLQLAAEAAALAAKARDKKLTADDMQGACFTISSLGHIGGTGFTPIVNAPEVAILGVSKATIQPVWDGKAFQPKLMLPLSLSYDHRVINGAAAARFTQRLSQLLNDIRTILL
- the aceE gene encoding pyruvate dehydrogenase (acetyl-transferring), homodimeric type, with protein sequence MQDLDPVETQEWLDALESVLDKEGEDRAHYLMTRMGELATRSGSQLPYAITTPYRNTIPVTHEARMPGDLFMERRIRSLVRWNAMAMVMRTNLKDSDLGGHISSFASSATLYDIGFNYFFQAPTDEHGGDLIYFQGHTSPGVYARAFMEGRITEEHMNNFRQEVDGNGLSSYPHPWLMPDFWQFPTVSMGLGPIQAIYQARFMKYLEARGFIPEGKQKVWCFLGDGECDEPESLGAISLAGREKLDNLIFVINCNLQRLDGPVRGNGKIIQELEGVFRGAQWNVTKVIWGRFWDPLLAKDVDGILQRRMYEVIDGEYQNYKAKDGAFVREHFFNTPELKAMVADLSDDEIWKLNRGGHDPYKVYAAYHEAVNHKEQPTVILAKTIKGYGTGAGEAKNTAHNTKKVDVESLKLFRDRFDIPVKDEELENLPFFKPEPNSAEARYLSERRTALGGFVPQRRAKSFDIPTPPLDTLKAILDGSGDREISTTMAFVRILAQLVKDKEIGSRIVPIIPDEARTFGMEGMFRQLGIYSSVGQLYEPVDKDQVMFYKEDKKGQILEEGINEAGAMSSFIAAGTSYSSHNQPMLPFYIFYSMFGFQRIGDLAWAAGDSRTRGFLIGGTAGRTTLNGEGLQHEDGHSHILAATIPNCRTFDPTYGYELAVIIQDGMKKMTEEQQDVFYYITVMNESYQQPAMPAGVEEGIIKGMYLLEEDTKEAAHHVQLMGSGTILREVREAAKILREEFNVGADVWSVTSFNELRRDGLAVERNNRLHPGQKPAKSYVEECLAGRKGPVIASTDYMKLFAEQIRQWVPSKEFKVLGTDGFGRSDSRKKLRHFFEVDRHFVVLAALEALADRGEIEPKVVADAIVKFGINPEKRNPLDC